The Desulfobulbus propionicus DSM 2032 DNA segment AAAGGCTGGGACAGGAAGCGTTGTACCTTACGGGCACGGGCAACGGTCAACTGATCTTCCTCGGAGAGCTCGTCCATACCAAGGATGGCGATAATATCCTGCAACTCTTTGTATTTCTGCAAGGCAACCTGAACGCCGCGGGCGGTCTGATAATGCTCCTGACCAACGACGTTGGGATCGAGAATACGTGAGGTGGAGTCCAGCGGATCAACGGCAGGATAGATACCGAGCTCAGCGATCTGACGGGAAAGAACAACCGTTCCGTCGAGATGGGCAAATGTGGTTGCCGGTGCCGGGTCGGTCAAGTCGTCGGCGGGAACGTACACGCACTGCACAGCGGTGATCGATCCCTTGGTGGTGGAGGTGATGCGCTCCTGCAGGGCACCAAGGTCGGTGGCCAGGGTCGGCTGATAACCAACCGCCGAAGGAATACGTCCAAGCAGCGCCGACACCTCGGAACCAGCCTGAGTGAAGCGGAAGATGTTGTCGACGAAGAACAACACGTCCTGGCCTTCCTCGTCGCGGAAGTACTCGGCAGCGGTCAGACCGGTCAGGGCCACGCGTGAACGGGCTCCGGGAGGCTCAGTCATCTGGCCGTATACCAGAGCGGCTTTCGGCAATACGCCGGATTCCTTCATCTCGTTGTACAAGTCATTGCCTTCGCGGGTCCGCTCGCCAACGCCACAGAAAACAGAAATACCGCCATGCTGCATGGCGATATTGTTGACCATTTCCATCATGATAACGGTCTTGCCGCAGCCAGCGCCGCCGAACAGTCCCATCTTGCCACCGCGGGGGAACGGAACCAGCAGGTCGATAACCTTGATCCCGGTCTCCAGGACGTTCACCTCGGTATCCTGCTCGATAAACAAGGGTGCAGGGCGATGGATGGGCATGCTCTTCTCGGAAGAGATCGGTCCCATGCCGTCCACTGGCCGACCAACAACGTTCATGATTCGGCCCAGGGCAGGAGCGCCAACCGGGATGGTGATCGGGAAGCCGGTATCACGCACCTCCATGCCGCGTACCAGACCGTCGGTCTGATCCATAGCGACGGTTCGAACGCAGTTGTCACCGAGATGCTGTGCAACCTCGCAGACTAGGTTGTCCGGCTGATCGTTGATAGCCGGGTTGGTGATAAAAAGGGCATTCATGATGTCGGGCAGATTGCCCGGCTCGAACTCAACGTCAACAACAGGTCCGATGACCTGTATAATTTTACCTACGCGTGACTCACCCATGTGCAATGGCCTCCTCTAAACTAGTCAAATACCAAGCGGTATCAAATTATCATTTAAGCGCCTCGGCGCCGCCGACGATATCCATCAATTCGCCGGTAACAGCGGCTTGGCGTGCTTTGTTGTACAACCGGGTCAGGGCTGTGATCATATCTTTACATGCGTTGGTGGCGTTATCCATGGCTGTCATACGGGCAGCATGTTCACTAGCGCCAACTTCCAGCATGGCATGGTAGATTTGTACATTGAGAAACAGGGGAAGCAGCACTTCCATGATCTCGTTGGGATCCGGTTCGTAGGTATAGGCACCGCCCGTTCCTACGGTTGACTGAGCTTCATCTTGCTCGGCGACGAGGGGCTTGATCGGCAGGAGTTCTTCCACTTCCGGTTTCTGGACTGCAACCGAATAGAATTTTCCGTAAACGATATCCACCTGATCGCTTTCGCCGGCAAGGAAGGCCTCAGTGATATTCTGAGAAATCTCACGGGCGTTGAACATCTGGAAGGAGCCCATGATATCGACAAACGACCGACGCAGTTTCCCAGATTTCTTGAATACCTGGGTTCCTTTCTTCCCGACAGTGACGAAAGTGACGTTCTTGCCTTCGGCCTCGTACTGTTTTCTGAGTTTATCGGCAGTTTTAATGATGTTGGCATTAAAGCTACCGCATAGGCCGCGATCGGAAGTGACCACCACGATTTCGACGGTCTTTACCTCACGGACCTCCATCAAGGGAAGATCGGTGCTCTCCATGCCGCCAGACAAATCGCGCATGGCTTCGGCGAATTTCGCGGCATACGGTCGAAAGCGCTCCATCTTTTCCTGGGCGCCGCGCAGTTTCGCCGAGGCCACCATGTTCATGGCCTTGGTAATCTGCGCGGTTTTCTTTACACCGGCGATTTTATTTTTAACGTCCTTTAATCCAGGCATAAGAATTTACCCTTGTGCTCAGTTCAGGCCCTTTGTTGCCTTGAAGGTCTCACCAAAGGTTGCCAGTGTCTTTTTCATCTTCTCTTCCAACTCAGGAGAAATCACCTGCTTTTCGCGGAGTTCGTTGAAGATTGAAGGTTCGTTGGTCTCAATATAGCTATACAGTTCCTTCTCATAGTCAGCCAAGACGTTGACCGGGAATTTGTCCAGGAAGCCTTTGGTCCCCGCAAAGATAATGGTGACCTGCTTTTCCATGGGCAACGGCTGGTATTGCGGCTGCTTGAGGATTTCAACCAAACGTTCACCGCGGGTCAGCTGAGCCTGGGTGGCGGCATCGAGATCGGAACCGAAGCTGGCGAAAGCGGCCAGCTCGCGATACTGGGCCAAGTCAAGCCGCAGGGTACCGGCGACCTGCTTCATGGCCTTGACCTGAGCGGCACCACCAACGCGGGAAACCGACAGACCGACGTTGATCGCCGGGCGGACGCCGGCGAAGAACAGGTTCGGTTCCAGATAGACCTGACCGTCGGTGATGGAGATAACGTTGGTCGGGATGAAGGCGGAAACGTCACCGGCCTGGGTCTCGATGATCGGCAGAGCGGTCAGGGAGCCGGCGCCGAGGGCATCGCTCACCTTGGAGGCGCGCTCCAGCAGACGGGAGTGGTTGAAGAAAATGTCGCCCGGATAGGCCTCACGTCCCGGAGGACGACGGAGCAGCAGGGAGAGTTCGCGGTAAGCGACAGCCTGTTTGGAAAGATCATCGTAGATGATCAGGGCGTGCTGTCCTTTATCGCGGAAGTATTCACCCATGGCGCAGCCGGCAAAGGCGGAGACATACTGCATCGGCGCGGGGTCGGAGGCGCAGGCGGCGACTACGGTGGTGTACTCCATGGCACCGTGCTTACGCAGGGCCTCGACAACCAGGGCCACAGTGGATTTTTTCTGACCGATGGCAACGTAGATACAATGCACATCCGTGTTCTTTTGGGCGATGATCGCGTCGACACACAGCGCGGTCTTGCCGATCTGACGGTCACCGATGACCAGCTCGCGCTGACCGCGACCAACCGGGGTCATGGCGTCGACCGCCTTGGCGCCGGTGTAGCATGGCTCGTGCACGCTCTTCCGCGCGATAACACCAGGGGCGAGGACTTCGATCTTGCGGGTTTCTGAGGCGCTGATCGGACCCTTGCCATCGATCGGCTGCCCAATACCGTCCACAACACGGCCTTCCATTTCCGGACCAACCGGCACCTCGGCGATGCGCCCTGTCCGTTTGACGATATCGCCTTCTTTAATGTCGCGAACATCACCAAGGATGGCGCAACCAACATTGTCGGCCTCAAGGTTCAGTGCCAAGCCAAAAATTCCGCCGGGGAACTCGAGCAACTCCATGGCCTGACAATTTTCAACACCATAGACGCGGGCAATACCGTCACCGACAGACAACACGGTTCCGGTTTCCTTCAAGTCGATATCTGCTTTATAGCCAGCAATCTGATCTTTTATAATCTGGCTGATTTCTTCGGCTTTGATCTGCATTGATTATTCTCTCCCCTTGATAGATTCCTTTAATCCATTCAGTTGTGTCTTTATACTTCCGTCCAGCACCAAGTCACCAACCTTGGCTATAATCCCGCCTATAATGGACGGATCGACCTGGGTTTCAAGTATAACCTTATTTCCTGTCAGTTTTTCCAATGTTGCCTGAATCTTGTCCAGCAAGGTCTGGTCAAGTTCAATGGCGGAAATGATGGATCCATGGCTGATATTCTGATCCTTGTCCACCATCACCTGCATTTCCATGGCGATGTCGGGCAAGATATCGGCACGCTTCTTTTCAACCAGCAGATTCAAAAAGCTGGTCATGATCGCGTCTGCCTGAACGGATTCCGCGATCTTGGCCATGACTTTCTGCCGAACATCCAGCGGATACAGCGGGTTGTTCAGAGCATCGCCCACGCCGGTTTCTCCTTCACCGTACAAGCCGGCGATGGCATTGAGCATCTCACTGTATTCGCCGGTTTTTCCCTGCTCCTTTCCCAAGGAAAAGAGCGCTTTTGCATATCGACGAGCTAGTATTGTCTGTCTCACTGTACCGCACCCACTCTTTCAAGATACTGTTCAGTAATCGCGACCTGATCCGCAGGGGTCAGATTCTTCACGATCAACTCTTCAGCCATGGCCGCCGCCTGCTCCGCAATCTCTTCCCGGAGAATACGCTTGGCATCTTCCAGCTCAGCCTGCACGGCTGCCTCAGCCTGACGCTTGATATCTTCAGCGGCCTTTTCGGCATCCGCTAAAATTCGCTCTTTTTCCACCTGTGCCTGGGCGATCGCCCGCTCGACGATCAGCTCCATTTCCTTTTCCATGCCGGCGAGCTTAACCTCAAAATCCTTATAGGCTCGTTCCGCCTCGTCACGCCGAGCAGTGAGATCTTCGAGTTCTTCGCGGATCTGTTGCTGCCGACCGCTCAAACCGGACATGATCGGCTTGGCGCCGAATTTGACCAGAATGACGACCAGGGCGAGAAAATTGACCGCCCGCCAAAACAAATCTTTCAATTTTTCCGGCGACAACGAGCCGCCGTGCGCCTCTCCATGCCCCGCATCGCCATGGGCATCAGCCTTGGCACCGTGGGTATCGGCGGCCACCTCGTGACCCGCAGCCGCAGGGGCAGCGGCGTGTGTGTCGGCTTTCACCTCCTGATGCGGAGCGGCGGCCGGGGTTTCGGTGGCGGCGGCGATGGCCGGCGGCAACGCGCCGATCAAAATCGCCAGCAACACCGACCGTACTACAGTTGTGATGCAAGTTCTCATGCGTCCAGACTCCTTCCAAGTATCTTTCCTGCCATTGCCTGGGCGAAACCCGCGGCATTTCCTTGAAGCTCTTTTCTGGCGGCCTCCATCTGCGACCGAAGCTCGGCCAGTTGTTTTTCCTTCACGCTATCGGATTCCTTGCGGATCGTCGCCAATTTCTCGGCACCGGCTGTTTGAGCCTGGGCGCGGGCGCCATCCAAGGCTTTCTTGGCCTTGCTGCTCGCCTCCCGCATTTTTGCGTCCAGTTCTGCTTGGCGCTGACGGGCATTCTGCTCGAATTGAGCAACATCGCCATTCAGGGATTCGATTTTTTGGGCCCGCTTTTCCAGGATTCCCAGCACGGGCTTGTACAGAATTGCATTGAGGACGAACATCAATACAATCATGTTCACAATGTGCATCAACAGTGTAACATCAATCGAAATCATACTAACTACCCCTTATAACAGATAATATGGCAATTACCCGCCAAAGCAAGTGAATGGCGGTTCATCTTCCGCTCCGGATAACTACTGAAAAATGCAACTGCTGTCAAATCTTTTTAAATAATATTTATAGGATTTTTCAGTTATGCTTGTTGCTGGTCTTGACAAAAACAACTCGGACGCGAATCCCTGCATCAGCAGGTCAGCGGCGCCTGCAAACAGACTTGCCCGCAGCGCGGAGCAAAAATAGCGTACCACCGGCAAATTGCCAAATGGTATTTTCCTTCCCTCCGTGTTTCTTCCTCCTCAGGGAACCGTGCCTGCCGAGTCGCCCACCCATCCCACCAACCGCTCCATCCCCTCATCGGTGGTCACCTGTTGACGGTAGCCGAGCAGCTCTCTTGCCTTGCGATGACTGAACCAATGGGAGTGTGCCAGCTGATGGGCGAGAAAACGAGTCATTCGCGGTTCTTCCTCCTTGCCGAACACGGCATGCGCACTCTCCAACAGTGCTCCCGCCACATAGGCAAGGTTGAACGACAACCGCTGGGTGACCGGCGGGATTTGCAACCGATTGAACAAATCGTTGATCCACGACCAGAGCTCGACCGGTTCATCCTGGCCGATGAAAAACGCCTGCCCGGCACCGCTGCCGCTAGCGTGGAGATTCTCCGACGCCAGGAGATGGGCATGGATCACATTGTCGATATAGGCGATATCGACACGATTACGGCCCGAGCCGACGATTTTCAACTGTCCGGCCCTGCCACGCGCCAGCAGTCGAGGAATGAGATGCTGGTCACCCGGGCCCCAAACCAGATGCGGCCGGAGGGCAATGGTCCGCAATTCATCGCCGTTGGCCCGCAGAACCGCCTGCTCGGCCACGATCTTGGAGGCCGCGTAGTGGCATAACGGTCGGCGGGCATAGGGGATGCTTTCGTCGACCCCTTCAAGACTCTGCCGGTCGAAGACCACCGAAGGGGTCGAGGTGTAGACCAGCTTAGGCACGCCGTTTTTTCGGCAGGCAGCGATGACGTTCTTGGTGCCGGTGACGTTAATGGCAACGTATTCCTGACGTGGGCCCCAGATACCGGCCTTGGCGGCGACATGAAAGACGGTGTCCTGGCCAACCGTGACCTGCTCCAAAAAGCGGCGATCACGAATGTCGCCCTGCAAGCAGCGTACTCCCAGGGCCGTGAGTTCCGGGTAGGGGTTGCGGCCCACCACCGTGACCTCGACGCCCCGGCTGACCAGCTCTCGCACCAGGGCCTTGCCGATAAAACCGCCTCCGCCGGTGACCAACACCCTGTTCATGCTCCCCTCTCCTGCCCTGTTGTGATGTGTTTTCGCTGTCCACCCTGCCGTGTCCACCATCCGCCCCGGATGGCCCCGCCTCTATCAGCCGCAGGGCAGTTGCACCCGTTTGCACGCCCAATCGGCCAGCTGTTCACGAAAAATTTTGGCGTTGTGGCGGATATCGACCGGAAAGGACCGATGGACGAGAAAGTGCTCGATATTCGCGGTCAAGGGATTGGCCAAGGCCAGTTGCCGCAGTTCAACAAAGAGTTGCTGCTCGTCGGCCACTGGCCCCACGGGCTCAACCACGATGACCGGTGTCTGCTCCCCCCAGGGGCCCAGCCCGATCAGGGCCGAGCGGCGCACCCGGGGATGTTCGTTGAAGATCGCCTCGCAGCAGATGGTGTAGCGCATCCCCTGGGCCGTGCGCACCCGGTGGGCCTTGCGACCGCAGAACCAGAGGCGGCCCTGCGCATCGAGATAGCCCATGTCGCCCATGCGGTGCCAGAAGGTGTCGTTGTCTGCAATCTTGGCCAGCCGCGTTTCCTCCCCATTGCCCGCATAGGCCCGGGTGACCACCGGACCGCGGACCACGATCTCGCCGATGGTTCCCGGAGGCAGCACGCGCACCTCCGACCATGACTCGATGGGGCCGTCCATGGATTCGATGATCCGCACGTCGATCCCCGGCAGGGCACGGCCGACACAGGCGCCGTGGCCCATACGGGTCAGGGGCCAGGTCTGGTCGACAATCTCCCGCCCCTCGATCGAGGCCACTGGCAGACTCTCGGTGGCGCCGTAGGGGGTGAAAATCTGGGCATCAGGCGGCAAAATCCGTTGCATCCGTTCGATTAGTTCCCCAGACACCGGGGCGCCGGCCATCAAGACCTTCCGTACCGGCAGGACGATGCCCTGTTCCAGGCAGTGGCGGCTGACCACGTTCCAGATCGCCGGCGAGCCAAAGGAGTAGGTCACCTGATGGGCCTGCAAGGTGCGGACGAACTTGACCGGATCGACCTGGGCCGGCCGGGTCGGATCCATGTCCGGAATGACCGCTTGGGCGCCGAGGGCAGTGGCAAAGAGGCCAAAAAGGGGAAAACCCGGCTGATCGACATCGCCGGGACCGATGCCGTAATAATCGCGGATCAGTTGCAGTTGGGTGTGGAAGATGCCGTGGGTATACTCCACCCCCTTGGGTGGGCCGGTGGAGCCGGTGGTGAAGATGATGGCCGCTAGGTCATTGTCCTCGGCCGCATGGCGGGGCGGCGAATTGATTGTGGCCGGTAGCGTGAGCCGCCGAGCCCCCCACAGCATCCCCCTGCCCACCCCCAGCCGCCGACGGACCGAGCCAAAAGGCGCCCGGAAGAGACGACTGAACAGGATCGCCTTCGAGATCCCGATCAGCACATCCGGCCGGACCGAGCCGATGCAGCGCAGTAAATTTTTATACCCCATGCCCGGATCGATGAGGATGACCACCGCCCCCAACTGAAAGAGGGCAAAGGTCAGGCAGACGAATTCCATCGAGGGCCGGACCATCAGCATGACCCGGTCCCCCTGGCGTACCCCTTCGTCATACAGGGCTGTGGCGTAGCCATCGCTGTTGCGCCCCAGATCGGCAAAGGTCCATTGGCGCCATTGCTTGCCATCCAGGGCCACCAGGGCGGTTTGCTCTCCCAGGGTGGCCGCAGACTGGTGCAGGGCGGAAGCGATATTGCAATCCCTCATGGCCCCTCCTGGGCGCGGTGGAGGAAGTCCTCGATCAGAGGGCTGATCGCCTCCAGACCATCCTCAAGAACATAGTGGCCGGCCTCTAAAAAATAGTGCGCCTCGGCCTGGGGAAAGCGTCGCCGCCACTCCTGGTAAAAGCTGTCGTTGAAACAGAAATCACGCCCGCCCCAGCAGAGCATGAGCGGCATGTCCCGCAGCCGCGCCAAAGACTGCTCGACCTCCACCAGGGTCGGCCAGGAGGGATGGTCTGCCTCCATGGGGATATCCTCGACAAAGCGGAGCACCGCGATCCGGTTGCGCCAGCTGTCGTAGGGGGCGAGAAACCCCTTGGCCACCTCAGGCCGCAGCCGCTTGCGCACGGCCATGAACACGGCCGCGCCGGCGAACCCGTTCAGACCGCGCACCAGCAGCGGCCCGATCAGCGGCCAGCGGCAAACAGCGATGCGCAGGGGGATGCGACGGGAGCAAAAGGCGGCGGTGTTGAGCACCACCGCACCGGCCACCCGCTCGGGATGCCGGCCGGCCCAGCCCATGCCGATGGCTCCGCCCCAGTCGTGGACCACCAGGGTGCAACGCTCCACCCCGAGATGATCGAGCAGCCGCTCGAGGTTGTCGATATGGGTGCGCAGCCGGTAGGGGTAGGATTGCGGCTTGTCGGAGAAGCCGCAGCCGATATGGTCGGGCACGATGCACCGGTAACGATCGCGCAGGCCGGACACCAGATTGCGATAGAGATAGGACCAGGAAGGGTTGCCATGGACCATGACCACGACCGGCCCCTGGCCCTCGTCGAGATAGGCCAGCCGGTGGCCATCAAGATCGAAAAAACGGGGCTGAAACGGATATTCCGCCAAGGGTTGGGAATTCATTACCAGTCGATGCCCAGCATGAGCGAATTGATGCCCGAGCCGATGCCCAGGATGGCGGCCCGCTGTCCGGCACCCAAGGCGCCCTGCTCGATGCCCAAGGCCATGGTAATGGGCGCGGACACCGAACCAACGTTGCCCAACAGGGGCAGGGTCTCGAAATTCTTGGCCGGATCGAGTTCCAGGGTCTCGAACAGCAGTTGGGCGTGGGCCTTGCCGACCTGATGACAAAAGAAGCGGTCGATGGAACCCTTGTCCCAGCCCAAGGTGGCGTGAAACTGCTGCCAGCAGGCGGCCGCGGTCTCGATGCCCTTTTCCAGCAGCTGCTCGGAATCGGTGGACATGAGCGTGCCCTGTTCGGCATTCTGCCCGCCCTGGCAAAGATCGTTGTGGACGGTCTGGGCCCAGCAGGCGCCGCCGTGCAGATAATGGCCGGTATCCCGGTAGTCACGCCGGGTCATCACCAGGGCCACGGCCCCCGAGCCGATGGTCAGGGAGGCAAAGAGAGGCTTGATCGATTTGCGGGTCAGTCCGGTTTCGGCGAGCAGATGGGCCAGGGTGGATTCGACCAGACCCTCGGCGGTCTCGCCCGCCACCACCAACCCGGCCTTGACCTGTCCCAATTCCAGCATGTTGGCCAGCATGATCATGCCGTCAAGAAAGCCGAGACAGGCGTTGGAAATGTCAAACAGCAAACAGGACGAGGGCAGCCCCAGGCTGCGATGGACAAAGGCGGCGGTGGCCGGCTCCATCATGTCGCGGCTCACCGAGGTAAAGAGCAGACAGCCGAGATCGGCCACGTCCACCCCGGCCTTGGCCATGGCATCTGCTCCAGCGGCTGCCGCCCCTGCGCTTGGCCGGGTGCCGGGTTGCCACAGACGCCGGGTGTTGATCCCGGTCATCAGCTCCAGTCGACCGGCCGGCAGCTTCAGCCGCTCATAGAGGGGCTGAAGCCGCTCCTCGATCGCCGCCGAAGACAACTCCACCGGCGGCAGTTGATAGCCGAAGTCGTGCAAACAGACCTGGGTGTAACGCAAAGTCATTTGGGCACCTTGAAGCTGTTGGCCCAGGCGATCAGCAAGGCGGCCAGGGCCAGATCGTCCATGACGCCGAGCACCGGCACCCATTCGGGAATGAGATCGTAGGGAGAAACGGTATAGAGCAGGCCAAGAGCGAGCGCGACCTTCACCCCCAGGGGGGTGGTCGGCGAGAGAAACACATCTTTTGTGTGAAGGAGCATCTGCCACAACCGGGCGAGCATTGGCCACTGCTGCATGGCGTCGTCCCTCAACCCATCGCCCTGGCGACGATGGCGGCATCAAAGTAGTTCATGCCCATGCCAGCGTCGACCACCAGGCACTGGCCGGTCATGCCCGAGGACCGAGGCGAGAGGAGAAAGGCGGCCACATTGGCGGCCTCGTCGGTCTGCACTGCCCGCTTGCGCAGGGTGGCCTGTTCGGCAAAGAGATAGCTGTCGATGTAGCCAGGAATGCCGGCCGAGGCCGAGGTCTTGAGCAGGCCGGGGCAGACGGCGTTGAAGCGGACCTCGGAGAAGGCGGAAAAGCTTTTGGCCAGGAAGCAGAGCGACGATTCGAGCGCCGCCTTGACCGGGGCCATGTAGCCGTAATTCTCCGCCGCCATGCGGGTGGTGGAGATGGAAATGGTCACCAGCGAGGCCTGCCGGGCCAGCAGTTCCTTGAAATGGTTGGCGATGCTGATGAACGAGAAGCAGGAGATATCCATGGCCTGGAGGAAATCGCGCTTCGGCGTCTGATGGAAGGGCCGCATGCCCTCACTGTAGTTGGCAAAGGCGATGGAGTGGACGATGCCGTCGATGGGTTCGCTGATGTGGCCGGCGATCTCGTCGCGGACCCGGACGATGTTGGCCTCGTCTTCGACATCGCAGCAGAACACCGGGCTGGTGGGGAAGAGCTTGGCCGCTGCTTCCGCCCGCTGCCCGCTGCGCACCACATGGACCACTGTTGCCCCGGCCTCGACCAGCACCCGGCCGATGGCGCAGGCCACCGATTTCTTGTTGGCCAGGCCAAAGACCACAATCGTTTTGCCCGCAAGCTGCAAAAAATCCACTCAGCCCCCCTTGCGCGCGCAGGCGAACTCCACCTGCACCGCAGTTTTGCCGCCCACCTTGACCGCACCTTTCATGATCCAGGCCGGCCCCATCCGCTCGACTAGGGAGGCGCTAATCTCCAGGGTATCGCCGGGCCGAACCTCGCGTTTGAATTTGGCGCCGAGGATGCGGGTCAGCACCGGCACGCCGTCGCCCTCTTCCGCCGCGCCGCGCATCCGTTCACCGATCAGCAGGGCCCCAGCCTGAAAGACCGCCTCGCAGAGCAGCACACCGGGCATGAGCGGATAGTCGGGATAATGGCCGCGAAAGACATCCAGATCTTCGTCCACCTTTTTCTCGGCGCGAATGGTGTCGCCGCTGATCGCCACCACCCGGTCCAGCCAGAGAAAGGGCGGCCGGTGGGGAATGCGTTCGAGAATGAAGGGATCAATCATGATGGTTACAGCCCGCCGGTGATTTCGAGCACCGCGCCGTTGATGTAGGCGGCACGATCGCTCGCGAGAAAGAGCACCGCCTCGGCCACTTCGGCCGGGGTGCCGAAACGGTTTGCCGGCACCATCTTCTTGTATTCCTTCACCTGCGCCTCGGGCAGATCAGCGATCAGTTCGGTGGCGATGAACCCGGGCGAGACGCCGTTGACCGTGATCTTGCGCTTGGCCACCTCCTTGGAGAGCGATTTCATCAGGCCCACCTGGCCGGCCTTGGAGGCGGCGTAGTTGGCCTGGCCGGCAAAGCCCAGATGGCCCATGGGCGAGGTGACAAAGACGATGCGGCCATACTTCTGCTTCATCATCAGCGGCACCGCGAACTTGGACATGGTGTAGCCGCCGGTGAGGTTGACATCGATCACCCGCCGCCAGTCCTCCTCCTTCATCATCGCCAGGACCGCATCACGGCGGATGCCGGCGTTGTTGACCAGGATGT contains these protein-coding regions:
- the atpD gene encoding F0F1 ATP synthase subunit beta yields the protein MGESRVGKIIQVIGPVVDVEFEPGNLPDIMNALFITNPAINDQPDNLVCEVAQHLGDNCVRTVAMDQTDGLVRGMEVRDTGFPITIPVGAPALGRIMNVVGRPVDGMGPISSEKSMPIHRPAPLFIEQDTEVNVLETGIKVIDLLVPFPRGGKMGLFGGAGCGKTVIMMEMVNNIAMQHGGISVFCGVGERTREGNDLYNEMKESGVLPKAALVYGQMTEPPGARSRVALTGLTAAEYFRDEEGQDVLFFVDNIFRFTQAGSEVSALLGRIPSAVGYQPTLATDLGALQERITSTTKGSITAVQCVYVPADDLTDPAPATTFAHLDGTVVLSRQIAELGIYPAVDPLDSTSRILDPNVVGQEHYQTARGVQVALQKYKELQDIIAILGMDELSEEDQLTVARARKVQRFLSQPFHVAEVFTGFPGKYCKVEDTVRGFKEILDGKHDDLPETAFYMVGSIEEAVEKAATQRAKA
- the atpG gene encoding ATP synthase F1 subunit gamma — its product is MPGLKDVKNKIAGVKKTAQITKAMNMVASAKLRGAQEKMERFRPYAAKFAEAMRDLSGGMESTDLPLMEVREVKTVEIVVVTSDRGLCGSFNANIIKTADKLRKQYEAEGKNVTFVTVGKKGTQVFKKSGKLRRSFVDIMGSFQMFNAREISQNITEAFLAGESDQVDIVYGKFYSVAVQKPEVEELLPIKPLVAEQDEAQSTVGTGGAYTYEPDPNEIMEVLLPLFLNVQIYHAMLEVGASEHAARMTAMDNATNACKDMITALTRLYNKARQAAVTGELMDIVGGAEALK
- the atpA gene encoding F0F1 ATP synthase subunit alpha: MQIKAEEISQIIKDQIAGYKADIDLKETGTVLSVGDGIARVYGVENCQAMELLEFPGGIFGLALNLEADNVGCAILGDVRDIKEGDIVKRTGRIAEVPVGPEMEGRVVDGIGQPIDGKGPISASETRKIEVLAPGVIARKSVHEPCYTGAKAVDAMTPVGRGQRELVIGDRQIGKTALCVDAIIAQKNTDVHCIYVAIGQKKSTVALVVEALRKHGAMEYTTVVAACASDPAPMQYVSAFAGCAMGEYFRDKGQHALIIYDDLSKQAVAYRELSLLLRRPPGREAYPGDIFFNHSRLLERASKVSDALGAGSLTALPIIETQAGDVSAFIPTNVISITDGQVYLEPNLFFAGVRPAINVGLSVSRVGGAAQVKAMKQVAGTLRLDLAQYRELAAFASFGSDLDAATQAQLTRGERLVEILKQPQYQPLPMEKQVTIIFAGTKGFLDKFPVNVLADYEKELYSYIETNEPSIFNELREKQVISPELEEKMKKTLATFGETFKATKGLN
- a CDS encoding F0F1 ATP synthase subunit delta, whose amino-acid sequence is MRQTILARRYAKALFSLGKEQGKTGEYSEMLNAIAGLYGEGETGVGDALNNPLYPLDVRQKVMAKIAESVQADAIMTSFLNLLVEKKRADILPDIAMEMQVMVDKDQNISHGSIISAIELDQTLLDKIQATLEKLTGNKVILETQVDPSIIGGIIAKVGDLVLDGSIKTQLNGLKESIKGRE
- a CDS encoding ATP synthase F0 subunit B, with the translated sequence MRTCITTVVRSVLLAILIGALPPAIAAATETPAAAPHQEVKADTHAAAPAAAGHEVAADTHGAKADAHGDAGHGEAHGGSLSPEKLKDLFWRAVNFLALVVILVKFGAKPIMSGLSGRQQQIREELEDLTARRDEAERAYKDFEVKLAGMEKEMELIVERAIAQAQVEKERILADAEKAAEDIKRQAEAAVQAELEDAKRILREEIAEQAAAMAEELIVKNLTPADQVAITEQYLERVGAVQ
- a CDS encoding ATP synthase F0 subunit B, which gives rise to MISIDVTLLMHIVNMIVLMFVLNAILYKPVLGILEKRAQKIESLNGDVAQFEQNARQRQAELDAKMREASSKAKKALDGARAQAQTAGAEKLATIRKESDSVKEKQLAELRSQMEAARKELQGNAAGFAQAMAGKILGRSLDA
- a CDS encoding NAD-dependent epimerase/dehydratase family protein — protein: MNRVLVTGGGGFIGKALVRELVSRGVEVTVVGRNPYPELTALGVRCLQGDIRDRRFLEQVTVGQDTVFHVAAKAGIWGPRQEYVAINVTGTKNVIAACRKNGVPKLVYTSTPSVVFDRQSLEGVDESIPYARRPLCHYAASKIVAEQAVLRANGDELRTIALRPHLVWGPGDQHLIPRLLARGRAGQLKIVGSGRNRVDIAYIDNVIHAHLLASENLHASGSGAGQAFFIGQDEPVELWSWINDLFNRLQIPPVTQRLSFNLAYVAGALLESAHAVFGKEEEPRMTRFLAHQLAHSHWFSHRKARELLGYRQQVTTDEGMERLVGWVGDSAGTVP
- a CDS encoding fatty acid CoA ligase family protein — encoded protein: MRDCNIASALHQSAATLGEQTALVALDGKQWRQWTFADLGRNSDGYATALYDEGVRQGDRVMLMVRPSMEFVCLTFALFQLGAVVILIDPGMGYKNLLRCIGSVRPDVLIGISKAILFSRLFRAPFGSVRRRLGVGRGMLWGARRLTLPATINSPPRHAAEDNDLAAIIFTTGSTGPPKGVEYTHGIFHTQLQLIRDYYGIGPGDVDQPGFPLFGLFATALGAQAVIPDMDPTRPAQVDPVKFVRTLQAHQVTYSFGSPAIWNVVSRHCLEQGIVLPVRKVLMAGAPVSGELIERMQRILPPDAQIFTPYGATESLPVASIEGREIVDQTWPLTRMGHGACVGRALPGIDVRIIESMDGPIESWSEVRVLPPGTIGEIVVRGPVVTRAYAGNGEETRLAKIADNDTFWHRMGDMGYLDAQGRLWFCGRKAHRVRTAQGMRYTICCEAIFNEHPRVRRSALIGLGPWGEQTPVIVVEPVGPVADEQQLFVELRQLALANPLTANIEHFLVHRSFPVDIRHNAKIFREQLADWACKRVQLPCG
- a CDS encoding alpha/beta fold hydrolase translates to MNSQPLAEYPFQPRFFDLDGHRLAYLDEGQGPVVVMVHGNPSWSYLYRNLVSGLRDRYRCIVPDHIGCGFSDKPQSYPYRLRTHIDNLERLLDHLGVERCTLVVHDWGGAIGMGWAGRHPERVAGAVVLNTAAFCSRRIPLRIAVCRWPLIGPLLVRGLNGFAGAAVFMAVRKRLRPEVAKGFLAPYDSWRNRIAVLRFVEDIPMEADHPSWPTLVEVEQSLARLRDMPLMLCWGGRDFCFNDSFYQEWRRRFPQAEAHYFLEAGHYVLEDGLEAISPLIEDFLHRAQEGP